A genomic region of Desulfosarcina ovata subsp. ovata contains the following coding sequences:
- a CDS encoding two-component system sensor histidine kinase NtrB, with protein MTGEATKTSGFAPWLTANLKWLMTPHSPLRTLGTIAIAVFIGETTVMLILTLLPPLPVFSEAIVDSTLLIVVTSPALYLFLFRPIIRHINQREEAERSLRKNRDLLQTVFNGISDPLILLDAEARVRMINKAAGRYYRIGDRFIDGQPCHVVFMAGDQPCPECDIPHRITENTSHTFERKGLFDPTRIEEVVVYRSGESSSDTGAAIMKITDVTESRMLERQMRQRERLASLGLLISGVAHEINNPNTFISFNIPILKDYLDELIPIIDDYAEGHTDFEVANMPYTEFRQDLFKLIENITHGSRRIDTIVSQLKEFSHIRDGQKLDEMDVAAEIDRVVTLVNPQVKRMVKRFEMDVAPGLPRLFTDSQAIEQVVLNLLINACQAADKPDSWVRLKVDASATDPYALTIEMRDNGCGMDETTINHIFDPLFTTKGPDSGTGLGLYICHNLVDGLGGMIEVSSQVGEGSTFRVVVPDLRSHASRPAETPKLQN; from the coding sequence ATGACAGGAGAAGCAACAAAAACATCCGGTTTTGCTCCATGGCTGACGGCCAACCTGAAATGGCTGATGACCCCCCACAGCCCGCTGCGCACGCTGGGAACGATCGCCATCGCCGTTTTTATCGGCGAAACCACCGTGATGCTGATTCTCACCCTGCTTCCCCCGCTGCCGGTTTTTTCCGAAGCCATCGTCGATTCGACCCTGCTGATCGTGGTGACCTCTCCGGCCCTTTACCTCTTTTTGTTTCGACCGATCATTCGGCATATCAATCAGCGGGAAGAGGCCGAGCGCAGCCTCCGAAAAAACCGGGATCTGCTGCAGACGGTATTCAACGGCATTTCGGACCCGCTCATTTTGCTGGACGCAGAGGCCCGTGTGAGAATGATCAACAAGGCCGCCGGCCGCTATTACCGGATCGGCGATCGGTTCATTGACGGGCAGCCCTGTCACGTCGTTTTCATGGCCGGCGATCAGCCTTGCCCGGAATGCGATATCCCCCATCGGATTACCGAAAACACCAGCCACACATTCGAACGCAAAGGCCTGTTCGACCCGACGCGTATCGAAGAAGTGGTGGTCTACCGTTCCGGTGAATCGTCCAGCGATACGGGCGCGGCGATCATGAAAATCACCGATGTGACCGAATCCCGCATGCTGGAGCGTCAGATGCGGCAGCGGGAACGGCTGGCGTCATTGGGACTGTTGATCTCCGGCGTCGCCCATGAAATCAACAACCCAAATACTTTCATATCGTTCAATATACCGATATTAAAGGACTATCTCGATGAACTCATCCCCATCATCGACGATTATGCCGAGGGGCATACGGATTTCGAAGTGGCCAACATGCCTTATACCGAATTCCGCCAGGATCTCTTCAAACTCATCGAAAATATCACCCACGGATCCCGGCGCATCGACACCATCGTTTCCCAGTTGAAGGAATTCTCCCACATCCGGGACGGCCAGAAACTGGATGAAATGGATGTTGCGGCGGAGATCGACAGAGTGGTGACCCTGGTCAATCCACAAGTCAAACGCATGGTCAAGCGGTTCGAAATGGATGTCGCCCCCGGCCTGCCACGGCTGTTTACCGACAGCCAGGCCATTGAACAGGTCGTTCTCAACCTGCTGATCAACGCCTGCCAGGCGGCGGACAAACCCGATTCATGGGTTCGCCTGAAGGTCGATGCGTCCGCCACGGACCCGTATGCGCTGACCATTGAGATGAGGGACAACGGATGTGGTATGGACGAAACCACCATAAACCATATTTTCGACCCGCTGTTTACCACCAAGGGACCCGATTCGGGAACCGGCCTGGGCCTTTACATCTGCCACAATCTGGTGGACGGCCTTGGCGGCATGATCGAGGTCAGCAGCCAGGTCGGTGAAGGCAGCACCTTCCGGGTGGTGGTTCCCGATCTCCGATCACACGCTTCCCGGCCGGCCGAAACACCGAAACTTCAAAATTGA
- a CDS encoding amidohydrolase family protein, with translation MIIDFHVHTFPAEIRDHRERFLDDEPEFKMLYENPKSKLVSAEDIIAMMDDQGVDISVVFGFPWRNADTCRRNNDYVIEVVNQYPERLRGFCCVDSLNPDAADEVRRCLDAGLSGVGELAFYGCGIDDQCQISLDPIMSLCRERDLPVLLHTNEEVGHLYPGKTPNTMIQIYETISRFPDNTIVLAHWGGGIFFYQLLKKAVKETLKNVYYDTAASPFLYDSRVYAYARDLVGIDKVLLGTDYPLLKPARYLKEMREGGLSEADMQRVCGQNAAGLLKLK, from the coding sequence ATGATCATCGATTTTCACGTACACACGTTTCCCGCCGAAATCAGGGACCACAGGGAGCGCTTTCTGGACGACGAACCCGAATTTAAAATGCTCTACGAGAACCCCAAGTCCAAGCTGGTGTCCGCCGAGGACATCATTGCCATGATGGACGACCAGGGGGTGGACATCTCCGTGGTGTTCGGCTTTCCCTGGCGCAATGCCGACACCTGTCGGCGCAACAACGACTATGTCATCGAGGTGGTCAACCAGTACCCGGAGCGCCTGCGGGGGTTCTGCTGCGTGGACAGCCTCAATCCGGACGCCGCCGATGAGGTTCGACGCTGCCTGGATGCCGGACTCAGCGGTGTGGGCGAGCTGGCCTTCTATGGCTGCGGCATCGACGACCAGTGCCAGATCAGTCTGGACCCCATCATGTCCCTGTGCCGGGAACGCGACCTCCCCGTGCTGCTGCACACCAACGAGGAGGTGGGGCATCTCTATCCGGGCAAAACCCCCAACACCATGATCCAGATTTATGAGACCATCTCCCGCTTTCCCGACAACACCATCGTTCTGGCCCACTGGGGAGGGGGGATTTTCTTTTACCAGCTGCTCAAAAAAGCGGTCAAAGAGACACTCAAGAACGTCTATTACGACACCGCCGCCTCACCGTTTCTCTACGACAGCCGGGTCTACGCCTACGCCAGGGATCTGGTGGGGATCGACAAGGTGCTGCTGGGTACCGATTACCCGCTGCTCAAACCGGCCCGTTACCTCAAGGAGATGCGCGAGGGCGGCCTGAGCGAGGCGGACATGCAGCGGGTCTGCGGACAAAATGCGGCCGGGCTGTTGAAACTGAAATGA
- a CDS encoding zinc ribbon domain-containing protein produces the protein MPMTDVNKKDAMFLIAGVQPKTRRVDDQPRRCPACGRMQAYTTRVDHYLSLFFIPLVRVKQGERFLLCEYCGRPMNTGPSPEPAAPLSGTDITCVACGKSFDRSFNYCPHCGQRA, from the coding sequence ATGCCGATGACCGATGTTAATAAAAAGGACGCCATGTTTCTGATCGCTGGCGTACAACCCAAAACCCGGCGGGTGGATGACCAGCCCCGTCGCTGTCCCGCATGCGGGCGGATGCAGGCCTATACCACCCGGGTGGACCACTACCTGAGCCTGTTTTTCATCCCCCTGGTCCGGGTTAAACAGGGGGAGCGGTTTCTGCTTTGTGAGTACTGTGGGCGGCCCATGAACACAGGCCCATCGCCGGAGCCGGCAGCGCCCCTGTCGGGAACCGACATCACCTGCGTGGCCTGTGGGAAGTCCTTTGACCGCTCCTTCAACTATTGTCCGCATTGCGGTCAGCGGGCATGA
- a CDS encoding M48 family metalloprotease, whose amino-acid sequence MRISRRAINGLSRREFLIMTSMATAGLATGCATNPVTGRSQLMMMSEDEEIAIDKKQSPHQFSSDYGTTQDRALQNYVQTTGKHLAANTHRPQMPYDFHCVNANYVNAYAFPGGSIACTRGILLELGNEAELAALLGHELGHVNARHTASSMSKAQLASIAVGGLSIVAGAAIGSGAGDLAGQLGQLGSGALLASYSRDNERQADGLGMEYMTRSGYGPQGMVGLMEMLNTMNQHQASATDLLFSTHPMSTERYQTAVSQAKNDYARFNGNPLYRDRYMDNTARLRKIKGAIKKMQDGEEAMGKEKYGDAEALFKQALAEAPDDYTGLLLMAKCQLAQKKNAAAERYVQRAKQVYPQEAQAYHISGITELRNKKYAAAYEDFSVYQQRLPGNPNTVFFQGLSLEGMERLEPAAQAYKTYLQNVQQGDQAQYAYKRLKEWGVVK is encoded by the coding sequence ATGCGGATTTCAAGACGGGCAATCAATGGGTTGAGCCGCCGTGAATTTCTCATCATGACCTCCATGGCGACTGCCGGGCTGGCCACGGGCTGCGCGACCAATCCGGTTACGGGCCGGTCCCAGCTGATGATGATGAGCGAAGACGAGGAGATTGCCATCGACAAAAAACAGTCGCCCCATCAGTTCTCTTCCGACTATGGAACCACCCAGGACCGGGCCCTGCAGAACTACGTTCAGACCACGGGCAAGCACCTGGCGGCCAATACCCATCGCCCTCAAATGCCCTACGACTTCCATTGCGTGAATGCCAACTACGTGAACGCCTATGCTTTTCCCGGCGGCAGCATCGCCTGCACCCGGGGAATCCTTCTGGAACTGGGCAACGAGGCCGAACTGGCGGCTCTATTGGGACACGAGCTGGGGCATGTCAATGCCCGGCATACCGCATCGAGCATGTCCAAGGCCCAGTTGGCCAGCATTGCGGTGGGGGGACTGTCCATTGTTGCCGGTGCAGCCATCGGATCGGGAGCGGGTGATCTGGCCGGCCAGCTCGGCCAGCTGGGGTCCGGCGCCCTGCTGGCCTCTTATAGTCGGGACAACGAGCGCCAGGCCGACGGGCTGGGCATGGAATACATGACCCGTTCCGGTTATGGTCCCCAGGGCATGGTCGGCCTGATGGAGATGCTCAACACCATGAACCAGCATCAGGCCAGTGCCACCGATCTGCTTTTCTCCACCCATCCCATGTCCACGGAGCGTTACCAGACGGCGGTAAGCCAGGCGAAAAACGACTATGCCCGGTTCAATGGCAACCCTTTGTACCGGGACCGTTACATGGACAACACGGCACGGCTCAGGAAGATCAAGGGGGCTATTAAAAAAATGCAGGATGGCGAGGAGGCCATGGGCAAGGAAAAATACGGTGATGCCGAGGCGCTTTTCAAACAGGCCCTGGCCGAGGCGCCGGATGATTATACCGGGTTGTTGCTGATGGCCAAGTGTCAGCTGGCTCAGAAAAAAAACGCCGCCGCCGAGCGATATGTCCAGCGCGCCAAACAGGTCTACCCCCAAGAGGCCCAGGCCTACCATATCAGCGGGATTACCGAGCTTCGCAATAAAAAATATGCCGCGGCTTACGAAGATTTCTCCGTTTACCAGCAGCGTTTGCCCGGCAATCCCAATACGGTGTTTTTCCAGGGGCTCTCCCTGGAGGGCATGGAAAGGCTCGAACCGGCGGCCCAGGCCTACAAGACGTACCTGCAGAACGTTCAGCAGGGGGATCAGGCCCAATACGCCTACAAGCGGCTCAAGGAGTGGGGAGTCGTTAAATAG
- a CDS encoding tRNA (cytidine(34)-2'-O)-methyltransferase: MSVCSELHPDGPERHVVLVAPEIHWNTGNIGRTCLGAGARLHLIRPLGFSLDSRQVKRAGLDYWDRVVPTVWDSFDAFCQIMAPRDGEVVLFSKGGARLFWEMPAPQRMFLVFGSETGGLPDTVVSRYPDACYRIPISSAIRSLNLSTAAGIALYESLRAGRPP; encoded by the coding sequence GTGTCCGTCTGTAGCGAACTGCATCCGGATGGCCCGGAACGCCATGTGGTTCTGGTGGCGCCTGAAATCCACTGGAATACCGGTAATATCGGCCGCACCTGCCTGGGGGCCGGAGCCCGGTTGCACCTGATCCGCCCGTTGGGCTTTTCACTGGATAGCCGCCAGGTCAAACGCGCCGGCCTGGACTACTGGGATCGGGTGGTGCCGACGGTATGGGACAGTTTTGATGCCTTTTGCCAGATTATGGCTCCGCGGGACGGCGAGGTGGTACTTTTCTCAAAGGGGGGCGCGCGGCTATTCTGGGAGATGCCCGCACCTCAGCGGATGTTTCTGGTGTTCGGCTCCGAAACCGGCGGCCTGCCCGACACTGTCGTTTCCCGTTATCCCGACGCCTGCTACCGCATTCCCATCAGCAGCGCGATCCGGTCGCTGAATCTTTCCACGGCAGCGGGGATTGCCTTGTACGAAAGCCTCAGGGCCGGCCGACCGCCATGA
- a CDS encoding superoxide dismutase: MASYPVKQRRFVLRASLLSVCILAALFMVQCGIGNEPAHFVKEPLPYTLEALSPYISAQAMDLHYNKHYAGYVKKAIALTRGTDCGGKSPEEVIRMTSGDEDRQAIFNNAAQAYNHAFFFNCLTPEGGGAPEGLLAEMIDGAFGSFENFKEAFVSAAGARFGSGWAWLVLEDGQPAVFTGSNADTPIAHGLVPLLAVDVWEHSYYLDYQNRRAEFVETVLDHLVNWDFVASQLPEMEAQTEQAETDTESDAATPADPQEAASAAAAEEEGSSHADEAHHG; this comes from the coding sequence ATGGCAAGTTATCCCGTCAAGCAACGTCGATTCGTTCTGCGTGCATCCCTTTTGTCGGTCTGTATCCTGGCGGCGCTGTTTATGGTGCAATGCGGGATCGGCAATGAGCCGGCCCATTTCGTGAAGGAACCGCTGCCCTACACGCTTGAGGCGCTGTCCCCATACATCAGTGCCCAGGCCATGGACCTGCATTACAACAAGCATTATGCCGGTTATGTGAAGAAGGCCATTGCCCTGACCCGGGGAACGGACTGCGGCGGAAAATCGCCCGAGGAGGTAATCCGCATGACCTCCGGCGATGAAGACCGCCAAGCAATTTTCAACAATGCCGCCCAGGCGTACAATCACGCCTTCTTTTTCAATTGCCTGACACCCGAGGGCGGCGGTGCGCCCGAAGGGCTGCTGGCCGAGATGATCGATGGCGCCTTTGGCAGCTTCGAGAACTTCAAGGAGGCCTTTGTGAGTGCCGCCGGTGCCCGGTTTGGCAGCGGGTGGGCCTGGCTGGTGCTTGAGGACGGGCAGCCGGCCGTGTTTACCGGCAGCAATGCGGACACGCCCATCGCCCACGGTCTGGTGCCGCTTCTGGCAGTGGACGTGTGGGAGCATTCCTATTACCTGGACTACCAGAACCGGCGTGCGGAATTTGTCGAAACCGTTTTGGACCATCTGGTCAATTGGGACTTCGTGGCCAGCCAACTGCCCGAGATGGAAGCGCAGACAGAACAGGCAGAAACCGATACCGAATCCGACGCTGCCACCCCGGCTGACCCCCAGGAAGCGGCTTCGGCCGCGGCGGCCGAAGAGGAAGGATCGTCCCATGCCGATGAAGCGCACCACGGCTGA
- the thiM gene encoding hydroxyethylthiazole kinase, with protein sequence MPMKRTTADLLAEIRKTAPLIHNITNLVVMNATANILLAVGASPVMAHSRHEVEEMASLAGALVVNIGTLSDPWVEAMLLAARAANRTECPVILDPVGAGATAYRSRSVRNLIDDASVSVIRGNASEVLSLVDAGVTTKGVDSSLTLSDAAVDAARGIASHYGCVVAISGERDLITDGDRVLRVANGVPLMTRVTGLGCGLSAVVGAFCAVAGADRLDAVAAAFGFYGLCGELALKVSDRPGSFYIAFIDALYAAGQAEIDVWLKVDESG encoded by the coding sequence ATGCCGATGAAGCGCACCACGGCTGATCTTCTCGCTGAAATCAGGAAAACGGCGCCCCTGATTCACAACATCACCAATCTGGTGGTGATGAATGCCACGGCCAACATCCTGCTGGCTGTGGGGGCGTCCCCGGTCATGGCCCACAGCCGTCATGAGGTCGAGGAGATGGCATCCCTGGCCGGGGCCCTGGTGGTCAACATCGGTACGCTGTCGGATCCATGGGTTGAGGCCATGCTCCTGGCGGCCCGGGCCGCCAACCGCACGGAGTGCCCGGTGATCCTCGATCCGGTCGGAGCCGGTGCCACGGCGTATCGGTCGCGCAGTGTCCGTAATCTCATTGATGACGCATCGGTCTCGGTCATCCGCGGGAACGCATCCGAAGTCCTTTCCCTGGTCGATGCCGGTGTGACAACCAAGGGCGTGGATTCTTCCCTAACCCTGTCCGATGCGGCGGTCGATGCCGCCCGAGGTATTGCCAGCCATTACGGCTGTGTGGTGGCCATCTCCGGTGAGCGGGACCTGATCACCGACGGCGACCGGGTCCTGCGTGTGGCCAACGGGGTGCCGCTGATGACCCGGGTGACCGGTCTGGGATGCGGCCTGTCGGCCGTGGTGGGCGCCTTTTGCGCCGTGGCCGGCGCGGACCGCCTTGACGCCGTGGCCGCCGCCTTTGGTTTTTACGGACTGTGCGGGGAACTGGCCCTGAAGGTGAGTGACCGGCCGGGAAGCTTTTATATCGCTTTTATAGACGCCCTGTATGCTGCCGGACAGGCCGAGATTGATGTCTGGCTCAAGGTAGACGAATCCGGATGA
- a CDS encoding S66 peptidase family protein, whose protein sequence is MSAPPFSQRNRPKVLKPGDTFGIAAPASPFDKEAFEAGSQVLRAMGFKLVVPPDIFDRDGYLAGTDRRRADQLMRLFSDPGIDGIISARGGYGAMRILTLLDAAVIARTPKPFVGFSDITVLLDFLTRRCGMVAFHGPTVTTLGHGDPATHERFLSALTTRAPIRLPAEPPRVLSPGRASGRFCCGNLTLFCHLLGTPFQPDFNAAILLVEDRGEAPYRIDRMLTQMRLAGCFDNLAGLALGTFSQCGSNTEVDRIVTDRLGDLDIPILGGFPVGHEGTNTTLPVGIAAVLDTASGTLAFGSPALD, encoded by the coding sequence GTGAGCGCACCGCCTTTTTCACAACGAAACCGCCCAAAGGTGCTGAAACCCGGCGATACCTTTGGTATTGCCGCACCGGCCAGTCCCTTTGACAAGGAGGCTTTCGAGGCCGGTAGCCAGGTCCTGCGTGCCATGGGATTCAAACTGGTGGTGCCGCCAGATATCTTTGATCGGGACGGCTACCTGGCCGGTACGGACCGCCGGCGGGCGGATCAACTGATGCGTCTGTTCAGCGATCCGGGGATCGACGGCATCATCAGTGCCCGTGGCGGTTACGGTGCCATGCGCATTCTTACGCTGCTCGACGCGGCGGTCATTGCCCGGACCCCAAAACCTTTTGTCGGGTTCAGCGACATTACGGTGCTGCTGGATTTTCTTACCCGCCGCTGCGGCATGGTGGCTTTTCATGGCCCCACGGTAACGACCCTGGGCCACGGCGATCCCGCTACCCATGAGCGGTTTTTATCGGCTCTGACCACCCGGGCACCGATTCGGCTGCCTGCCGAACCGCCCCGGGTGCTGTCGCCGGGACGGGCCAGCGGGCGCTTTTGCTGCGGCAACCTGACCCTTTTCTGTCATCTGCTCGGCACCCCGTTTCAGCCCGATTTCAACGCTGCGATCCTGCTGGTCGAGGATCGGGGCGAAGCACCTTACCGCATTGATCGGATGTTGACCCAGATGCGTCTGGCCGGTTGTTTCGACAACCTCGCCGGCCTGGCCCTGGGGACCTTCAGCCAATGCGGTTCGAACACGGAGGTCGACCGGATCGTGACCGATCGGCTGGGCGACCTGGATATCCCGATCCTGGGCGGATTTCCGGTGGGCCACGAAGGGACCAATACGACCTTGCCGGTGGGCATCGCTGCCGTTCTGGATACGGCCTCCGGTACATTGGCGTTTGGCTCGCCCGCGCTGGATTGA
- a CDS encoding serine hydrolase domain-containing protein encodes MIFDSVNDLMEQALRDRIFPGAVLLVGRSGYPVLFKAYGLANRFTGEAMTRRTVFDLASLTKPMATTLAVARLVDTGAIALDQTVGTILPELACSDKAAITPRQLLCHQSGLPAHRLFYMMMKSISPKMRKAAVLELLKTVPLSAPPGTATLYSDLGFMLLCRLVERVAGCPMDRFLADRVYGPMGIGDLFFIDLFSGTRSDRTFAATELCPVRNRLLVGEVHDDNAWAVGGIDGQAGLFGTAEAVFDLLCRLAKGLRGVPDDALFSRQMLGQMLYGETQRSFTLGFDRPAVAGSSAGCHFSADTIGHLGFTGTSFWMDLKQDVTVILLTNRVHPFRWNNRLRQFRPMIHDRIMEQIGIQSN; translated from the coding sequence ATGATTTTCGACTCCGTTAACGATCTGATGGAACAGGCGCTGCGGGACCGAATTTTCCCCGGCGCCGTTCTCCTGGTTGGCCGGTCGGGGTACCCCGTGCTTTTTAAGGCCTACGGTTTGGCGAACCGCTTCACCGGCGAAGCGATGACCCGTCGGACGGTTTTCGACCTGGCCTCCCTGACCAAACCGATGGCCACGACCCTGGCCGTGGCCCGGCTGGTCGACACCGGCGCCATCGCCCTGGACCAGACGGTCGGGACGATCCTGCCGGAACTGGCCTGCAGTGATAAGGCCGCCATCACCCCCCGGCAACTGCTTTGCCATCAAAGCGGCTTGCCGGCTCACCGGCTTTTCTACATGATGATGAAGTCCATTAGCCCGAAAATGCGTAAAGCTGCCGTGCTGGAATTGTTGAAAACAGTGCCGCTTTCTGCCCCGCCCGGCACGGCGACCCTATACAGCGATCTGGGCTTCATGCTGCTTTGCCGGCTGGTCGAAAGGGTGGCCGGCTGTCCCATGGACCGCTTTCTGGCCGATCGGGTTTACGGACCCATGGGGATTGGCGACCTGTTTTTCATCGATCTTTTTTCCGGCACGCGTTCCGATCGCACTTTTGCCGCCACGGAACTCTGTCCAGTGAGAAACCGCCTGCTGGTCGGCGAAGTCCATGATGACAACGCCTGGGCGGTCGGCGGGATCGACGGGCAGGCCGGTCTGTTCGGCACGGCCGAGGCGGTTTTTGACCTGCTCTGCCGGCTGGCCAAGGGGCTTCGCGGGGTACCGGACGATGCGCTTTTCTCACGACAAATGCTTGGTCAGATGTTATATGGAGAAACGCAACGCAGCTTTACCCTTGGTTTTGACCGACCGGCGGTGGCCGGCTCCAGCGCCGGGTGCCATTTCTCGGCCGACACCATCGGGCACCTGGGATTTACCGGGACCTCTTTCTGGATGGATCTCAAACAGGATGTTACCGTGATCCTGCTGACCAATAGGGTGCACCCCTTCCGGTGGAACAACCGATTGCGTCAATTCCGCCCCATGATCCACGACAGGATCATGGAACAAATTGGAATTCAATCGAATTAA
- a CDS encoding rod shape-determining protein, with amino-acid sequence MNFIDSVLGVFSSDLAIDLGTANTLVYVKGKGIVLSEPSVVAVRTDNRTKNRVLAVGLEAKNMLGRTPGNIVAIRPMRDGVIADFEVTEAMLRHFIHKVHNRRTFVRPRIIVAVPSGITQVEKRAVRESAESAGAREVFLIEEPMAAAIGADLPITEPTCNMVVDIGGGTTEVAVISLAGIVYSRSLRVAGDKMDEAIIQYVKRKYNLLIGERTAEIIKTTIGNAYPDPNKVETIEVKGRDLVTGIPKILAIDSEEIREAISEQIEAIVETVKIALEQTPPELAADIVDRGIVLTGGGALLKNLDKLLREESGLPITVTEDPLSTVALGSGKALDSIEILKQVIII; translated from the coding sequence ATGAACTTTATCGATTCCGTTCTGGGAGTCTTTTCCAGCGATCTGGCCATTGATCTGGGCACGGCCAACACGCTTGTTTACGTCAAAGGCAAAGGCATTGTTCTCAGTGAACCTTCGGTGGTGGCCGTGCGTACGGACAATCGCACCAAAAACCGGGTTTTGGCTGTCGGCTTGGAAGCAAAGAATATGCTGGGCCGCACGCCGGGAAATATCGTGGCCATTCGTCCCATGCGTGATGGAGTGATTGCCGATTTTGAAGTGACCGAGGCCATGCTGCGTCACTTCATCCACAAGGTGCACAACCGGCGGACCTTTGTCCGGCCGCGCATCATCGTCGCCGTGCCGTCGGGCATCACCCAGGTGGAAAAGCGTGCCGTGCGCGAATCGGCGGAGTCGGCCGGCGCCCGCGAGGTTTTTCTCATCGAGGAGCCCATGGCGGCGGCCATCGGCGCCGACCTGCCGATCACCGAGCCCACCTGTAATATGGTGGTGGACATCGGCGGCGGTACCACCGAGGTGGCGGTCATCTCCCTGGCCGGTATCGTCTACAGCCGCTCCCTGCGGGTGGCCGGCGACAAGATGGACGAGGCCATCATCCAGTATGTCAAACGCAAGTATAACCTGCTCATCGGTGAGCGTACGGCCGAGATCATCAAAACCACCATCGGTAATGCCTATCCGGATCCCAACAAGGTGGAGACCATCGAGGTCAAGGGGCGTGACCTGGTGACCGGTATTCCCAAGATTCTGGCCATCGATTCCGAAGAGATTCGCGAGGCCATATCCGAGCAGATCGAAGCCATTGTTGAAACGGTGAAAATCGCCCTGGAGCAGACACCGCCGGAACTGGCCGCCGATATTGTTGACCGCGGCATCGTGCTGACCGGTGGAGGCGCCCTGCTGAAAAATCTCGACAAACTGCTTCGGGAAGAAAGTGGTTTGCCCATTACGGTGACCGAAGATCCCCTTTCCACCGTGGCCCTGGGCTCCGGCAAGGCGCTGGACAGCATCGAAATCCTCAAACAGGTTATTATCATCTAA
- the mreC gene encoding rod shape-determining protein MreC yields MFSKRMILVAVVIVLVAVNVILLTITGKHAQAPAGLGRGAMIIVSPFQKHLTAFMQSIKSVWQRYFFLVSTAEENRQLKKKLGESLQKLNRCSETELANARLRHLLDFDDETPRSMIAAQVVGKDPSPWSKTIIVDKGTVNDIRQGLPVVVPEGIVGVVVEASGHFAKVLLLIDPNSAVDALVQKTRARGIVKGGGADFCIFDYVLRKHEIRVGDTVVSSGLDGVFPKGLRVGRISEVVRSNAGIFQKVSVTPDVDFEILEEVFVIYKPAVEMFHGGR; encoded by the coding sequence ATGTTTTCAAAAAGGATGATTCTGGTTGCCGTGGTGATCGTTCTGGTCGCGGTGAACGTCATCCTCCTGACCATAACGGGCAAACATGCCCAGGCCCCTGCCGGCCTTGGCCGGGGCGCGATGATCATCGTCTCCCCATTTCAAAAGCATCTTACCGCCTTCATGCAGTCGATCAAGTCGGTTTGGCAGCGTTACTTTTTCCTGGTTTCCACGGCCGAGGAAAACCGGCAATTGAAAAAAAAACTGGGTGAAAGTCTGCAGAAGCTCAACCGGTGCAGTGAGACCGAACTGGCCAATGCCCGGTTGCGCCACCTGCTGGACTTTGACGACGAGACCCCCCGAAGCATGATTGCCGCCCAGGTGGTGGGCAAGGACCCGTCGCCCTGGTCCAAAACGATCATTGTGGACAAAGGCACCGTCAATGACATCCGCCAGGGACTTCCCGTGGTGGTCCCCGAGGGGATTGTGGGCGTGGTGGTCGAGGCCTCGGGGCACTTTGCCAAGGTGCTTTTGCTGATCGATCCCAACAGTGCCGTCGACGCCCTGGTCCAGAAGACCCGTGCGCGCGGCATCGTCAAGGGCGGCGGTGCCGATTTCTGCATTTTCGATTACGTGTTGCGCAAACACGAAATCCGTGTCGGGGATACGGTGGTTTCATCAGGCCTTGACGGCGTTTTCCCCAAGGGCCTGCGGGTGGGGCGCATCTCTGAAGTCGTGCGGTCGAACGCCGGTATTTTTCAAAAGGTGTCGGTCACGCCGGACGTGGACTTCGAGATTCTTGAAGAGGTGTTTGTCATATATAAACCGGCCGTTGAGATGTTTCACGGTGGACGATGA